A DNA window from Niabella yanshanensis contains the following coding sequences:
- the upp gene encoding uracil phosphoribosyltransferase, which translates to MIINLSENHSLLSNWVSELRDVEVQNDRMRFRRNLERIGEVIAYEISKTLPFEIVETQTPLGISNSKKLSEQPVLATILRAGLALHQGLLSYFDKGDNAFVSAYRKHHKDGSFEIEIEYISTPELDNRIVIISDPMLATGASLVKTVQFLKNEGKPKDIHIAAAIACVDGLEYVTREVPEAIIWCGDIDEEITAKGYIVPGLGDAGDLAYGNKTQN; encoded by the coding sequence ATGATCATAAACTTAAGTGAGAATCATAGCCTGCTGAGTAACTGGGTAAGCGAATTAAGAGATGTGGAAGTGCAAAATGACCGTATGCGGTTCAGGCGCAATTTAGAACGTATTGGTGAAGTGATCGCTTATGAAATCAGTAAAACACTACCTTTCGAAATAGTGGAGACGCAAACGCCTTTAGGTATTTCTAATAGTAAAAAATTATCAGAACAGCCGGTATTGGCTACCATTTTGCGTGCAGGCTTAGCCCTGCATCAGGGACTGTTGAGCTATTTCGATAAAGGAGATAATGCATTTGTATCAGCTTACCGCAAGCATCATAAGGATGGCAGCTTTGAAATAGAGATTGAATATATAAGTACGCCGGAGCTTGATAACCGTATTGTTATTATTTCGGATCCGATGCTGGCCACGGGAGCTTCACTGGTGAAAACCGTACAGTTTCTTAAAAATGAAGGCAAACCCAAAGACATTCATATCGCTGCTGCAATTGCCTGCGTAGATGGTTTGGAATATGTAACACGGGAAGTACCTGAAGCAATCATCTGGTGTGGAGATATCGATGAGGAAATTACAGCAAAGGGCTATATCGTTCCAGGGCTGGGAGACGCCGGAGATCTCGCTTACGGCAATAAAACACAAAATTGA
- a CDS encoding purine-nucleoside phosphorylase — translation MSEIIVQKVNETAAFLKAQYEGQPQVAIILGSGLGNFVQKIKVEKEVPYTDIPNFPVSTVKGHSGKLIFGELSGKKVVAMSGRFHYYEGYTPQEVVFPIRVLKMLGIQTLLLSNAAGGVNEAFSVGDIMIINDHISFSTPNPLIGKNVEEWGTRFPDMSEPYKKHLITKAKQIGEAASIKLHEGVYFVVTGPTFETRAEYRLIKIVGADAVGMSTVQECIVANHMGMEVFAVSVITDLGIRDEENVITHEEVLEAANAAEPKLAHLFTELIKAL, via the coding sequence ATGAGTGAGATTATTGTGCAAAAAGTAAACGAAACAGCTGCTTTTTTAAAGGCTCAGTATGAAGGACAGCCACAGGTGGCGATCATATTGGGAAGCGGGCTTGGGAATTTTGTACAAAAAATAAAAGTAGAAAAGGAAGTTCCCTATACTGATATACCCAATTTTCCGGTATCTACTGTTAAGGGACATTCGGGTAAATTGATCTTTGGCGAGCTTTCGGGTAAAAAGGTTGTTGCCATGAGTGGTCGTTTTCATTATTATGAAGGGTATACTCCGCAGGAAGTTGTATTTCCGATAAGGGTGCTAAAGATGCTTGGCATACAAACGCTTTTGTTAAGCAATGCAGCCGGCGGCGTTAACGAAGCTTTTAGTGTAGGGGATATTATGATTATTAATGATCATATCAGTTTCAGCACCCCTAATCCGCTTATTGGTAAAAACGTAGAGGAGTGGGGAACCCGTTTTCCCGATATGAGCGAGCCTTATAAAAAACATTTGATTACCAAAGCAAAGCAAATAGGTGAGGCAGCTTCCATAAAATTGCATGAGGGAGTTTACTTTGTAGTAACAGGACCAACTTTCGAGACCAGGGCGGAGTACCGGCTGATCAAAATCGTTGGAGCTGACGCGGTTGGGATGAGCACGGTGCAGGAATGTATCGTAGCTAACCATATGGGAATGGAAGTTTTTGCAGTGAGCGTAATTACTGATCTGGGTATCAGGGATGAAGAAAACGTAATTACCCATGAGGAGGTGTTAGAGGCTGCTAACGCCGCAGAGCCTAAACTGGCGCATTTGTTTACCGAGTTGATAAAAGCTTTATAG
- a CDS encoding anhydro-N-acetylmuramic acid kinase: MVYRAIGLMSGSSLDGLDIVFAEILENGGKWSYELVHADCVPYSSEWVDQLKNATSLSALDYQLLHTAYGHYIGARVNEFIEKYQLQFKVAVIASHGHTTFHIPSKKMTAQLGDGAAIAATTQLPVVTDLRAMDIAFGGQGAPIVPIGEQLFFSNYQYFLNIGGIANISISNEGYKAFDICAANRVLNMLAQEAGQDFDRDGALARSGQINQSLLNELNGLAYYTHPIPKSLANSFGTDIVYPIIKKYGLSTEDALHTYVAHIVRQIKNAIMPHRVSTDGEEQLLVTGGGALNGYLIERLQEALGSIKVVIPDEQLVQYKEALIMALIGVLRWREEYNVLSSVTGAARNSVGGAMWMGQEE, from the coding sequence ATGGTTTATCGTGCTATAGGCTTAATGAGCGGTAGCTCTCTCGACGGATTGGATATTGTGTTTGCCGAAATTTTAGAGAATGGAGGCAAATGGAGTTATGAGCTGGTTCATGCCGACTGTGTTCCTTACAGTAGTGAATGGGTCGATCAATTAAAAAATGCCACTTCGCTGTCCGCATTAGATTACCAGCTTTTGCATACCGCATATGGCCATTATATTGGAGCGCGTGTTAATGAGTTTATAGAAAAATACCAGCTGCAGTTTAAAGTGGCCGTTATAGCATCACATGGACATACTACGTTTCATATTCCTTCAAAAAAAATGACAGCACAACTGGGAGACGGAGCTGCTATTGCCGCAACAACGCAATTACCGGTTGTTACAGATCTCAGGGCGATGGACATTGCCTTTGGAGGGCAGGGAGCGCCTATTGTACCCATTGGGGAGCAATTGTTTTTTTCGAATTACCAATACTTTCTCAATATCGGCGGCATTGCCAATATTTCTATCAGCAATGAGGGGTATAAGGCCTTTGATATTTGTGCAGCCAACCGTGTTTTAAATATGCTGGCTCAGGAAGCCGGACAGGACTTTGACAGGGACGGCGCGCTTGCCAGAAGTGGCCAGATCAACCAGTCCCTGCTGAATGAGCTCAACGGGCTGGCTTATTACACCCATCCGATTCCCAAATCATTAGCTAATAGCTTTGGCACTGATATCGTATATCCCATTATCAAAAAATACGGGCTCTCGACTGAAGATGCGCTACATACTTATGTGGCACATATTGTAAGACAGATCAAAAATGCCATCATGCCCCACCGGGTATCCACCGACGGGGAAGAACAGTTACTGGTAACTGGTGGAGGCGCATTGAATGGCTATCTGATAGAGCGCTTACAGGAAGCACTGGGATCTATAAAGGTGGTCATCCCGGATGAGCAACTGGTCCAATACAAAGAGGCGTTGATTATGGCTTTGATTGGCGTATTACGCTGGCGCGAAGAATATAATGTACTAAGCTCGGTAACCGGAGCTGCACGTAACAGCGTGGGTGGGGCTATGTGGATGGGACAGGAGGAATAA
- a CDS encoding putative porin, which yields MRGIFLLVFIFVGVSAYAQSPVRGVSDRFRGIANAGSGADSIGRRNKFEDSVTISYRYLDTARAYRVDSSINDFTVKYPIPADYYHLSNTGAAAQSFLFAPNMKSGWDAGFHAYDIYKFTVDKARFFTVTRPYSEISYMLGTRSEQMIELMHTQNIKPQWNASIHYRMVGAPGIYRNQKTSHNNYAITNWFQTQDRRYTNYVAIIANKLKGSESGGILNDQNYIDNPDFADRSTVYTKLGGESGFGSGIFNTDISTGNTYEDFNAIMRHQYDLGRKDSLVNDSTVIPLFFPRVRLEHTIRYSAYKYMFSDASPRPEYYSEYYDMPSVNSLFRREDFWKELMNDFSIYTFPDEKNTQQFLKVGVALQNLTGIFRDGITETTDGINYADDKQNKGYNLMGHGEYRNRTKNQRWDLLARGNMYFVGMNAGDYDVAASIQSSFGDKIGSLKLGFENANRTPSYVTNANSSFYFMRDTVNLRKENSSHLYATLYQPLLKLRLTGNYYLVNNYTYYTDFYNINQAALFNLLQISAHKTFAFGKKRQYKWMTDNYFQQVIGNGPVNVPSWLTRNRIMYEGNLGFNNLKIAMGFDTRYRTNYKANNYSPLLGQFFYQDSTTVKYKLPDIAAFVHFRINSFRAFLRAENLNTFRSLVGVDGKTSYGFTNSNFAAPDYPYAGMIIRFGIFWGFVN from the coding sequence ATGAGGGGTATCTTTTTACTGGTATTTATTTTTGTGGGCGTTTCTGCATATGCTCAAAGTCCTGTCAGGGGTGTTAGCGACAGGTTCAGAGGTATTGCGAATGCCGGATCAGGAGCTGATTCTATAGGGCGAAGGAACAAGTTTGAAGATTCGGTAACCATTAGTTATCGCTACCTCGATACGGCGAGAGCCTACCGCGTGGATTCCTCGATCAACGATTTTACAGTAAAATATCCCATTCCGGCAGACTATTACCACCTTTCTAATACAGGGGCGGCAGCGCAGTCTTTTTTATTTGCCCCCAATATGAAATCCGGCTGGGACGCGGGTTTTCATGCCTATGATATTTATAAATTTACAGTAGATAAAGCCCGATTTTTCACAGTTACCAGACCTTACTCAGAAATCAGTTACATGTTAGGTACGCGCAGCGAACAGATGATTGAGCTGATGCATACACAAAATATTAAACCTCAGTGGAACGCCAGTATTCATTACAGGATGGTGGGTGCCCCGGGTATTTACCGCAATCAAAAAACCAGTCACAATAATTATGCTATCACCAACTGGTTTCAAACCCAGGACAGGCGATATACGAATTATGTAGCCATTATCGCCAATAAGCTGAAAGGCAGCGAAAGCGGGGGGATACTTAACGATCAGAATTATATAGATAACCCTGATTTTGCGGACCGCTCTACGGTATATACGAAGTTGGGAGGAGAGTCTGGGTTTGGATCGGGAATTTTTAATACAGATATTTCTACGGGCAATACCTACGAAGATTTCAATGCAATTATGCGTCATCAGTATGATCTGGGGCGTAAAGATTCACTGGTGAATGACAGTACCGTCATACCCCTGTTTTTTCCCCGCGTCCGTTTAGAGCATACTATACGGTATAGTGCATATAAATACATGTTCTCCGATGCGAGCCCCCGGCCAGAATATTATAGTGAATATTATGATATGCCTTCGGTAAACTCCCTTTTTCGCAGGGAAGACTTTTGGAAGGAGCTGATGAATGACTTCTCTATTTACACGTTTCCCGATGAAAAGAACACACAACAGTTTCTGAAAGTAGGGGTTGCCTTGCAAAATCTTACCGGTATATTCAGGGATGGAATTACAGAAACTACGGACGGGATTAACTATGCTGATGATAAACAGAATAAAGGTTACAACCTGATGGGGCATGGTGAGTATCGGAACCGTACCAAAAACCAACGTTGGGATCTGTTAGCCAGGGGTAACATGTATTTTGTCGGGATGAATGCCGGGGACTATGATGTGGCGGCAAGTATTCAAAGTTCTTTCGGGGATAAAATCGGATCGCTTAAATTAGGTTTTGAAAATGCAAACCGAACGCCTTCCTATGTAACGAACGCCAATAGTTCCTTCTACTTTATGAGGGATACTGTAAATCTCAGAAAGGAGAACAGTTCACACCTGTATGCTACTTTATACCAACCCCTGCTCAAGTTACGATTAACAGGGAATTACTATCTGGTGAATAATTATACGTACTATACTGATTTTTATAATATCAACCAGGCCGCTCTTTTTAATTTATTACAGATATCTGCGCATAAAACCTTTGCATTTGGTAAAAAACGTCAATACAAGTGGATGACGGACAATTATTTTCAACAGGTAATCGGGAACGGACCTGTTAATGTGCCTTCCTGGTTAACCCGTAACCGTATTATGTATGAGGGTAATCTGGGCTTCAATAATCTCAAAATTGCAATGGGCTTCGATACAAGGTATCGCACTAATTATAAAGCTAACAACTACTCACCTCTGCTGGGACAGTTCTTCTACCAGGATAGCACTACAGTGAAATACAAACTTCCTGATATTGCCGCTTTTGTTCATTTCCGGATTAATTCTTTCAGGGCTTTTTTGCGTGCCGAAAACCTGAACACATTCCGAAGCCTGGTTGGGGTGGATGGCAAAACTTCTTACGGCTTTACCAACAGCAACTTTGCAGCGCCCGACTATCCTTATGCAGGAATGATTATACGATTCGGTATTTTTTGGGGCTTTGTTAATTAG
- the gdhA gene encoding NADP-specific glutamate dehydrogenase, with protein sequence MNQSTNRFLDLVSKRNAGEPEFLQAVTEVAESLIPYIASQPRYKNSKILERIAEPERVVIFRVAWLDDKGEVQVNRGFRVQMNSAIGPYKGGLRFHPTVTLSVLKFLAFEQVFKNSLTGLPMGGGKGGSDFDPKGKSENEIMKFCQSFMTELYRHVGDDVDIPAGDIGVGKREIGYLFGQYKRITGTFNGVLTGKAFEWGGSLIRPEATGYGLVYFVEEMLKDREETLVGKKVLISGSGNVAQFAAEKCINHGAKVLTMSDSEGFIYDPLGIDLEKLEFIKELKNERRGRIKAYADHFGCEYHAGEKPWKIKCDIALPNATQNELALADAEMLINNGCYCVAEGANMPCTPEAVAAFNNARVLYAPGKAANAGGVAVSGLEMSQNSLRYSWGREKVDHKLKAIMTDIHHICVKYGKDEQGHINYEKGANVGGFVKVAEAMLSQGVV encoded by the coding sequence ATGAATCAATCTACCAACCGGTTTCTGGACCTGGTTAGCAAACGAAATGCAGGAGAACCGGAGTTTCTGCAGGCCGTTACCGAAGTAGCAGAGTCGCTGATACCTTATATAGCGTCGCAGCCTAGATATAAAAACAGTAAAATATTGGAGCGTATCGCCGAGCCGGAGCGCGTGGTTATATTCAGGGTTGCGTGGTTAGATGATAAGGGTGAGGTGCAGGTTAACCGGGGCTTTCGCGTTCAGATGAACAGTGCGATAGGTCCTTACAAAGGTGGGCTGCGGTTTCATCCTACTGTTACACTCAGCGTATTAAAGTTTCTTGCTTTTGAGCAGGTATTTAAAAACAGCCTGACCGGTTTGCCTATGGGCGGAGGAAAAGGAGGGTCTGACTTTGATCCCAAGGGGAAGTCTGAAAACGAGATTATGAAATTTTGCCAAAGTTTTATGACAGAGTTGTACCGGCATGTAGGAGATGATGTAGATATTCCGGCTGGTGATATCGGTGTGGGTAAAAGGGAGATCGGCTACTTATTTGGACAGTACAAGCGAATCACAGGTACTTTTAATGGTGTATTAACCGGCAAGGCTTTTGAGTGGGGCGGTAGTTTGATACGGCCCGAAGCAACTGGCTATGGGCTGGTTTATTTTGTGGAAGAGATGCTGAAGGACAGGGAAGAGACCCTCGTTGGTAAAAAGGTACTCATTTCCGGTTCAGGTAATGTAGCCCAGTTCGCGGCGGAAAAATGCATCAATCACGGAGCTAAAGTGCTGACGATGTCCGATTCTGAAGGATTTATATACGACCCGTTGGGGATAGACCTGGAAAAGCTGGAATTTATCAAAGAACTTAAAAATGAACGCAGGGGCCGTATTAAGGCGTATGCAGATCATTTTGGCTGTGAATATCATGCCGGGGAAAAGCCGTGGAAGATCAAATGTGATATAGCATTGCCGAATGCCACACAAAATGAACTGGCATTAGCAGATGCAGAAATGCTGATTAATAATGGTTGCTATTGTGTTGCCGAAGGGGCTAATATGCCCTGCACACCTGAAGCGGTAGCCGCTTTTAATAATGCCAGAGTTTTATATGCGCCGGGTAAAGCGGCCAATGCCGGCGGTGTAGCGGTTTCGGGCCTGGAGATGTCGCAGAATTCATTACGGTATAGCTGGGGAAGGGAGAAAGTAGATCATAAGCTTAAAGCGATCATGACGGATATTCATCATATCTGCGTTAAATACGGTAAAGATGAGCAGGGCCATATTAATTACGAAAAAGGGGCTAATGTCGGTGGATTTGTAAAAGTTGCCGAAGCCATGTTGTCGCAAGGGGTAGTGTAA
- the holA gene encoding DNA polymerase III subunit delta translates to MSVDKVISDWKKSAYKPVYWIEGDEEFYVDQLVDYAEHHILNESEASFNLTIFYGKDAAWPDVLNACRKYPMFSDRQVVIVKEAQQMKDVDKLEPYIQTPLSSTILVVAFKDKKLDSRTRFAKLVKDKTEYIVTKKLYDNALPEWVNTVVKNMGYTISPKANSLIVDHIGNDLSRIKNEVDKILINLGARKSITEEDVESYVGISKEFNVFELQNAIATRNLAKAVRIIQYFAANPKIAPIQLVLPSLYSFFNKTYMVYGASGGEDAIAKQIGVGPFFVKSYLQASKTYSFRDVEKILLLLHSYNLKSLGINTARVEDAELLKEMVVKIMM, encoded by the coding sequence ATGTCTGTGGATAAGGTAATATCAGATTGGAAGAAAAGTGCTTATAAACCAGTGTATTGGATAGAAGGCGACGAGGAGTTTTATGTCGATCAGCTGGTAGATTATGCTGAGCATCATATATTAAATGAGAGTGAAGCCTCTTTTAACCTCACCATTTTTTACGGGAAGGATGCCGCCTGGCCGGATGTTTTAAATGCCTGCCGTAAATATCCCATGTTCTCCGACAGGCAGGTAGTAATTGTAAAGGAGGCCCAGCAAATGAAAGATGTGGACAAGCTGGAGCCGTATATTCAAACACCTCTTTCATCCACCATATTGGTGGTGGCGTTTAAAGATAAGAAACTCGATTCGCGTACCAGGTTTGCTAAACTGGTAAAAGACAAAACAGAATATATAGTTACCAAGAAATTATATGATAATGCATTGCCCGAATGGGTAAATACAGTTGTAAAGAATATGGGGTATACCATTTCGCCCAAGGCCAACAGCCTGATTGTAGACCATATTGGTAACGACCTGAGCCGGATTAAAAATGAGGTTGATAAAATACTCATTAATCTGGGCGCCCGGAAATCCATTACTGAAGAGGATGTGGAGAGCTATGTAGGTATCAGCAAGGAATTTAATGTATTTGAATTGCAGAACGCTATTGCTACACGTAATCTGGCAAAGGCTGTACGTATCATCCAGTATTTCGCTGCCAACCCCAAAATAGCGCCCATACAACTGGTACTGCCATCTTTGTATTCTTTTTTCAATAAAACCTATATGGTTTACGGCGCTTCCGGCGGAGAAGATGCTATTGCCAAGCAGATTGGCGTCGGGCCTTTTTTTGTAAAGAGTTATTTACAGGCCTCAAAAACGTATAGCTTCAGAGATGTAGAGAAAATATTGCTGCTGTTACATAGCTATAACCTCAAAAGCCTCGGCATTAACACCGCCAGGGTAGAGGATGCGGAGCTATTAAAGGAAATGGTGGTAAAGATTATGATGTAG
- a CDS encoding GNAT family N-acetyltransferase codes for MNFQIVKYDDSYRTSLLSVWETSVLATHDFLAQKDFDTIKNILRALDFSVLNVYCLLDGHQMAGFISIVNRKIEMLFIEPRYAGKGLGTKLIRFALNDHKACWIDVNEQNTKAVRFYLKRGFSIYERSDKDDLGLDYPLLKMRLQQPEN; via the coding sequence ATGAACTTTCAGATCGTAAAATACGACGATTCCTATCGAACATCCCTCCTCTCGGTTTGGGAAACATCGGTATTAGCCACTCATGATTTTTTGGCTCAAAAAGATTTCGATACGATTAAAAATATTTTAAGAGCACTGGATTTCAGTGTTCTGAATGTTTATTGCCTGCTGGATGGGCATCAAATGGCTGGATTTATATCAATAGTAAATCGTAAGATAGAAATGCTCTTTATTGAGCCCCGGTATGCAGGCAAAGGCCTCGGAACAAAATTAATTCGCTTCGCGCTAAATGATCATAAGGCGTGTTGGATAGATGTAAATGAGCAGAATACCAAAGCTGTCAGGTTTTATCTGAAACGTGGTTTTAGTATTTATGAAAGATCAGACAAGGATGATCTGGGATTAGATTACCCTTTGTTGAAAATGCGCTTACAACAACCTGAAAATTAA
- a CDS encoding alpha/beta hydrolase encodes MLRKSKKNVKFSVEEVINLLNKSSRGALVGSMVAALICMMYFAGTVKTGLPLIVDVFIVVGVSLMLPFLIFGLAYYIYTVIQNVNKYIVIAVIGTFLFTRFLPDEKFNRPFIFLELISGILVGIAFHLKTRLIVRWLFVCLAVAINVSMFALLVSKGSTHALPVTDRYWEQKASKHLTSVEDPIKHRPFAVKEFSYGSGTDKQRAEYGPDVQLRTMPVNASPFMQPASKIKSLLRKTYWGFGLDQLPLNARVWMPQQPGTFSLVVFVHGNHLMTDYSEKGYAYMGSLLASQGFIVVSIDENFLNESWFNDFWFTEVNARAWLILKHLEYLRTWSANPGNPFYRRVDMNNICLAGHSRGADAVAVALTLNGLDRYPYDGQINFNFRFSIKSIVQLAPAGRQSPGFEIPLENSGANFLILHGSHDQDVYYCEGIRSFNRVKTDTAHKNLKAMLYIYKANHGQFNSVWGIKDLRFPNQYFVNSAGLLSGADQQRIAGTYVSAFLKATMLGEKKYIPFLKDCRTGFDFLPRNYYVSQFEDYSFRYLADYEEDQNLRTTDLQGCFIEAGNLKKWYERVLPLRNGDALGQENKGVFLEWGNANNPVPPYYTINLSGSLPGARIPWNSENLFFSIANNSDQINQVNFSIELRTPTRIYRKSFSDFYTAAPLLKTELAKWNYLSDLKKDMPVERVLQFIQLPFSAFKEADADFNPQQIEQISFVFDKQPAGSVIIDKIGYN; translated from the coding sequence ATGTTGAGGAAAAGCAAAAAGAATGTAAAGTTTTCTGTTGAGGAAGTTATTAACCTGCTGAACAAATCCTCCCGGGGAGCTTTGGTAGGCAGCATGGTAGCTGCTTTAATATGTATGATGTATTTTGCCGGCACTGTAAAAACCGGACTTCCGCTGATAGTTGATGTTTTTATCGTAGTGGGAGTATCGCTGATGCTTCCTTTTTTAATATTTGGATTGGCATACTATATATATACGGTTATTCAAAACGTCAATAAGTATATTGTTATTGCTGTCATTGGAACATTTTTATTTACCAGGTTTTTACCGGATGAAAAGTTTAACCGGCCCTTTATTTTTTTAGAGCTTATTTCGGGTATACTCGTCGGTATCGCATTCCATCTTAAAACCCGACTAATTGTCAGGTGGTTGTTCGTTTGCCTTGCAGTAGCAATTAACGTGTCGATGTTCGCCTTGCTCGTTAGTAAAGGTAGCACGCATGCTTTACCGGTTACTGATCGGTATTGGGAGCAAAAAGCCAGTAAACATCTTACATCTGTCGAAGATCCGATAAAACACCGCCCCTTCGCCGTTAAAGAGTTTAGCTACGGATCGGGTACAGATAAGCAGCGGGCTGAATATGGGCCCGATGTTCAATTGCGAACAATGCCAGTCAATGCCTCTCCATTTATGCAGCCTGCTTCAAAAATTAAATCTTTATTGAGAAAAACCTATTGGGGATTTGGCCTTGATCAATTGCCATTGAATGCAAGGGTATGGATGCCGCAGCAACCCGGTACCTTCTCCCTGGTCGTTTTTGTACATGGCAATCACTTAATGACCGATTATTCGGAAAAAGGATATGCTTACATGGGAAGCTTACTGGCCAGCCAGGGATTTATAGTTGTATCTATTGATGAGAATTTTTTAAATGAAAGTTGGTTTAATGATTTTTGGTTTACCGAAGTAAACGCCAGGGCCTGGTTGATTTTAAAACACCTGGAATATTTGCGTACCTGGAGTGCAAATCCCGGAAATCCTTTTTACCGACGGGTTGATATGAACAATATCTGCCTTGCTGGGCACTCGCGCGGCGCGGACGCAGTTGCGGTGGCGCTCACCCTCAACGGGCTTGACCGGTACCCGTATGACGGGCAGATTAATTTCAATTTCAGATTTTCAATTAAAAGCATTGTACAGTTGGCTCCCGCCGGCCGGCAATCACCAGGATTTGAAATCCCCCTTGAAAATAGTGGTGCTAATTTCCTGATTTTGCATGGGAGCCATGATCAGGACGTCTATTATTGTGAAGGTATCAGGTCATTTAACCGGGTTAAGACGGATACCGCTCACAAGAATCTTAAAGCAATGCTTTATATATATAAAGCTAACCACGGGCAATTTAACAGTGTTTGGGGTATAAAGGATTTACGTTTCCCCAACCAGTATTTTGTCAATTCTGCCGGCCTGTTAAGTGGTGCAGATCAGCAACGCATTGCGGGCACCTACGTATCTGCTTTTTTAAAAGCAACTATGCTAGGAGAAAAAAAATATATACCTTTTTTAAAAGATTGCAGAACCGGTTTCGATTTTTTACCGCGCAATTACTATGTAAGCCAGTTTGAAGACTACTCGTTCCGCTACCTGGCAGATTATGAGGAAGATCAAAACTTACGAACAACGGATTTACAAGGCTGTTTCATAGAGGCCGGTAATTTGAAAAAATGGTATGAAAGAGTATTACCCCTCAGAAACGGAGATGCATTGGGCCAGGAAAATAAAGGAGTGTTCCTGGAATGGGGTAATGCGAATAACCCGGTCCCGCCCTATTATACCATCAATTTGTCCGGCAGCTTACCTGGAGCCAGGATCCCCTGGAATTCTGAAAATTTATTTTTTTCCATTGCTAACAATAGCGATCAAATTAATCAGGTAAACTTTTCTATTGAATTGAGGACCCCAACCAGGATTTATAGAAAATCTTTTAGTGATTTTTATACAGCGGCCCCTTTGCTAAAGACGGAACTTGCGAAATGGAACTATCTGTCAGATCTCAAAAAAGATATGCCGGTTGAGCGGGTACTCCAGTTTATTCAATTGCCTTTTTCTGCATTTAAAGAAGCTGATGCCGACTTTAATCCCCAGCAGATAGAGCAGATCAGTTTTGTATTTGATAAACAGCCTGCCGGCTCCGTTATCATCGACAAAATTGGATACAATTAG